One Silene latifolia isolate original U9 population chromosome 4, ASM4854445v1, whole genome shotgun sequence DNA segment encodes these proteins:
- the LOC141653620 gene encoding uncharacterized protein LOC141653620 has protein sequence MVKSWRRYSINGYKFRAFKEGVDVSKSTLSNGVSVNSTEGLDYYGTLNEVIELSYYAEQRVYMVILFKCDWFDNSPQGLSIHKVYGLVDVNEKKKLRGHNPFVAAFQVDQVCYAPYPTIKKGNQGIQWSAVFKTKAR, from the coding sequence atggtgaagtcttggagacggtattccatcaatggctataaatttcgagcttttaaggagggagttgatgtttcgaaatctacgttaagcaatggggtttctgtgaattcaactgaagggttggactactatggaacccttaatgaagtaattgagctttcttattatgccgagcaaagggtttatatggttatattgtttaaatgtgattggtttgataattccccacaaggacttagtatccataaggtttatggacttgttgatgtaaatgagaaaaagaaacttcgtggacataacccatttgtggcagcttttcaagtcgatcaagtttgttatgctccttatccaaccattaagaaaggtaatcaaggtattcagtggtccgctgtttttaaaaccaaggcaagataa